In the genome of Bdellovibrionota bacterium, the window GCTGGATCCAAAGAATCGGTCCCAAATGGTCGAAAGGCATTGATTTCGAAATCGATCTTTTAACCATTCAACGTAGAGAATGTTGGGGTTGTCCGGATCGAGGTTGGTTTCCTCGCTCTGGACGAGAAATCGTTTAAGGAATTCCTTATACGTCCAGAAATCGGGATTCCCGTGCGCAGGTGATCGGACACTTTCCGGTAGCCAAGGCACCAGAGGAGGGGGATGCGGTACAGGTGCGACTGCCGGAGGAGCGAGTTCAGGTATCGGTAACTGCGCGAAAGCTGGCTGAGGGTAGTCCGCGCTCGTGATCAGAAAGATCGAGCCGAAGACAGCCACACCCTTTCGGGGCAACCAAGTGAAGAAGATTTGAAGAAATCCCCCCGACCGACGCACAGCTATTTCGCCTTAACATGAAGCTAAGTCTGTGTCTATTGCATTGCGTTGGAACGCATGTCGGACGGGAATTCGGCAAATGTTCAACGACGCCGGGAGCGCCGAATTTCGAGGGCCTGAGCTGTGAGAGAGGCCTCGCCGTACTTCCCGACAACCGCGTCGAAGACAGCCCGAATCGAAGAGCCGTCTTTGGCCAGAACGCCCTGAACCATCTGGCGCCGCTGGTCGGCTTCGCCGCCGGTACAGCCGGCATCACCCAACGTCATCGTCGGATCGTTGGGGCAGTTCATGGAGGCGTAAATCATCTGTGCATGATCAAAGTTCGAATCTTCGCCCATGATCGGCGCTCCACCCCCTGGCATCGGTGCGTCGTTTTCGGGAATCGGCGGATGGTTGTGCCCCGGCATGTTCGGAGGCGGCGCGCTTTGCATCGACATCGGCGGCATCATGGGCGGCTTGGGCCGCGTGGCGCTTTGGACGACCTGAATCAGCAAGAGAAGAGCGATGAGGGCCAGAAGAGCCGTGGTGGTGGAAGGTTTCGACAGAAACGACATTATCGACCTCGCTTTCGAAGGGGGGCGCGGCGCCGTTCCAACGACGGCGTCATTCGGGCTTTGACCTTTTCCAAAAGATCCTCGCGATAAAACGTCACGGGAATGCCATCATAATCCAGCAGCAGTTCGTGGAATTCGGCCAGGTCAAAATGCTTTTCGCCGACGGCCGTACGGGTCTCCTCACGGACGGAAAGAATGTCGCGTTTACCCAGGTGATACGTGATCGCCTGGAGCGGCCATTTGGAGTATCGATAGATCTCGCGTTCAGCCGTCACTTCGCCGGAGACGGTTTTGTCGTTGAAATAGCGGACGGCCTCATCGTACGTCATCCGTCCGGTATGAATCCCGACGTCGACGACAATACGGACATTCCGCCATTGGGCGTCTTTAAGTTGAAAAATCCTTTCCTCCGGAGTGTAAAACCCCTGTTCGGCCATCAGTTGCTCGGTGTAATGCGCCCAACCCTCGACACCCAAGCTGTACATCACATCGGGAACGCGGAGGCGGACCATGTACGAAAGATCTTTTCGGCCGCCGCTGATAAACCGCCGCGCGGCAGCTCCCAATTGCAAGTCATGGCCGGGCACGGCTTCATGGACGACGAGATTCGGAGCGGCCGACCGGCAGTGGTTCTGCCTTAAAAGTTCGGGATTCCCGTTCGGGTGTTTCTCGTCGTGCGTCGGCGTCACCCAAAATTGGCCGGGGATTCCGTCTCGGAAGGGCGGAATCGGATTCATCGCCGCGATACTCAAGACATTCGTATATGCGGCGGGAGTTTCCTTGAGAAGCATCGTGTATTCCGCCGGCAGTCGAAACAACTTCTTTTTCTCTATAAAAAGAACCGTCCGGTCGAGAAGTTCCTGGTACATGGCGAACATCTCTTTGTCGGTCGCCGGGGCGTCCTGCTGAAGATCCTTGATCACCCCGGCGTAAGGCTTTTTCGGCTGGCCGCGTTTTC includes:
- a CDS encoding DUF885 domain-containing protein; its protein translation is MWPARWLLSVVVTVTGWIAASGDGMAKTLDDIKRDFFEKPHTFDPVSATYWGLTQYDDKLRPFDGSVRNEERSFYTGILADLETYRDDLLAAEDRMDVTIMRRAALWTLLWIEKPIPLGWRSSVDISDLVGTVYQNISRQQGKPEEWNAILSRMRRIPDVLASRKKNLEIGLSEKAPFYKREVLRDGIELRNEIVSYFKKDVLDSARQSLTADAFKKLGSQLESAASGIEDAVDQYVQFLKSKILPAAKDDVFGVGEEHYLWRLRNLLLSPETPESLFEYAKDQVAITEKQMQEVADTIQRKRGQPKKPYAGVIKDLQQDAPATDKEMFAMYQELLDRTVLFIEKKKLFRLPAEYTMLLKETPAAYTNVLSIAAMNPIPPFRDGIPGQFWVTPTHDEKHPNGNPELLRQNHCRSAAPNLVVHEAVPGHDLQLGAAARRFISGGRKDLSYMVRLRVPDVMYSLGVEGWAHYTEQLMAEQGFYTPEERIFQLKDAQWRNVRIVVDVGIHTGRMTYDEAVRYFNDKTVSGEVTAEREIYRYSKWPLQAITYHLGKRDILSVREETRTAVGEKHFDLAEFHELLLDYDGIPVTFYREDLLEKVKARMTPSLERRRAPLRKRGR